The Marinobacter subterrani genome has a segment encoding these proteins:
- the pqqB gene encoding pyrroloquinoline quinone biosynthesis protein PqqB, whose translation MLIHVLGSAAGGGFPQWNCNCANCNGFRKGTLNARARTQSSIAISEDGEHWILFNASPDIRAQLAAFDAMQPARALRDTGIDAILLMDSQVDHTTGLLSLREGLPMDVWCTEQVHEDLSGGFPLFTMLKHWSGGLNWRCIEASGQTPFTIPCAPSIELTAIPLLSNAPPYSPRRDNPHPGDNIGIFLKDTRTGQTVLYAPGLGEPDQRILDWMNKADVLLVDGTVWHDDEMIRQEVGTKTGQAMGHLAQSGPGGMIEVLDAMPAQRKILIHINNTNPILNEDSPERAELTRHGIEVSWDGMHIDLSGTP comes from the coding sequence ATGTTGATTCACGTTCTTGGCTCCGCCGCCGGCGGCGGCTTTCCCCAGTGGAATTGCAACTGCGCCAACTGCAACGGTTTTCGTAAGGGCACCCTGAACGCCCGGGCCCGCACTCAGTCTTCCATTGCCATCAGTGAAGACGGTGAGCACTGGATCCTGTTCAACGCCTCCCCTGACATTCGCGCCCAGTTGGCGGCCTTTGATGCCATGCAGCCGGCAAGGGCCCTGCGGGATACCGGTATTGATGCCATTTTGCTGATGGACAGCCAGGTGGACCACACCACCGGCCTGCTTTCCCTGCGCGAGGGGCTGCCGATGGATGTCTGGTGTACCGAGCAGGTGCATGAGGATCTCAGTGGTGGCTTCCCCCTGTTTACCATGCTCAAGCACTGGAGCGGTGGCCTGAACTGGCGCTGCATTGAGGCGTCCGGGCAAACGCCCTTTACCATTCCCTGCGCGCCGTCCATCGAGCTGACTGCCATTCCGCTGCTGAGCAACGCACCGCCGTATTCACCGCGCCGGGATAATCCCCACCCGGGCGACAACATCGGGATCTTCCTCAAGGACACTCGCACCGGGCAGACCGTGCTGTATGCGCCGGGGCTCGGCGAGCCGGACCAGCGCATTCTGGACTGGATGAACAAAGCGGATGTATTGCTGGTCGACGGCACCGTCTGGCACGACGACGAAATGATCCGCCAGGAAGTGGGTACCAAGACCGGTCAGGCCATGGGGCATCTGGCCCAGAGTGGCCCGGGCGGCATGATCGAGGTGCTCGATGCCATGCCGGCTCAGCGCAAGATTCTTATCCACATCAACAACACCAACCCGATCCTGAACGAGGACTCGCCGGAGCGGGCGGAACTAACCCGCCACGGCATTGAGGTGTCCTGGGACGGCATGCACATCGACCTGTCGGGGACGCCATGA
- the pqqA gene encoding pyrroloquinoline quinone precursor peptide PqqA, translated as MWTKPAYEDLRIGFEVTMYFANR; from the coding sequence ATGTGGACCAAACCAGCCTACGAAGATCTGCGCATCGGTTTCGAAGTCACCATGTACTTCGCCAACCGCTGA